The Stackebrandtia nassauensis DSM 44728 genome includes the window GGGCGGAAGATGTAGCGGGCGCGGGCGCTGGACCCCGGTCGCGCCGTGAGTGCCTGCCGGAACCAGGGGTGCTGGTGGGAGGTGTGGTTGGGGACGATGTCGGTGATGACGCGGATGCCGCAATCGTGGGCCGCGCTCAGCAGCGCGTCGAAGTCGGCGAGGGTGCCCAGGCGGGGGTCGACGTCGCGGTAGTCGGCGACGTCGTAGCCTCCGTCCACCATGGGGGAAGGGTAGAACGGGGTGAGCCAGATGGCGTCGGCCCCGAGTGCGGCGATGTGGTCGAGCCGGGAACGGACTCCGGCCAGGTCGCCGAGACCGTCGCCGTCGGAATCGGCGAAGCTGCGCACGTACACCTGGTAGATAAGGGCCCGTTTGGCCCAGTCCGTGTCGCTGGTCATCGTGTCCCCCGGTTGTGTTTGCCGTTCAACAGGTCTTCGAGCTGTTTGGACAGTTGGCGCGCGACCGGCCCGGCCTCGGCCCCGTCGACCAGTTTGATCACGGCGCTGCGCAGGGACTGCCACACGTCGCCCATCTGGGGTATCGACGGCATCGGGTCTCCGGCGCGGAACGCCTCGTAGAACGCGCCGATCGCCGGGTCGATGTCGCGACCGCGTTCCAGTGCGTCGCGTCGGGCCGGGACGTGGGGCCAGACCTCGTGCAGGGCGGTGGAGACTTCGGTGCGGGTGAGGTGGTCGACGATGAGGTCTCGCGCGATGACCTTGTTGTGGCCGCATCGGGTGAGGAAGAAACCGTGTACGGAGACCATGGGGCGCACCGGGTCGACGCCGTCGAATGACGGGACCGGGTCGACCGCGAGGTTCAGTCTGGCTTTCTGGGCGGCGAGCAGTACGCGCGAGGTGCCGATGAGGAATGGCGTCCGTCCACTGACGAACAGGTCGATGGCCTCCTCGCGACCGATCCTCGGGGGCAGGTGCTGGTGTCCGGCCTGCCCCAGGTCGCGGAAGCGGTCGAGGGCGACTCGGGTTGCGGTGGAAAGGATCTCCAGTTTGCCGGTGTCCAGGCCACCGTCCGCGCGTCGGCCGAAGACCGCGCCGCCGGCGGCCAGCAGCACGGCATAGGTGTAGTAGGGGCTGGGGACCTGCATCACGAACGGCAGTTCGGTGGTTCCGGTGCGGCGGACCGCTTCGCCCTTGTGGAGCATGTCCTCGAAGGACGATGGGGCTTCGGCTACGAGATCGGTGTTGCGCAGCAGTACCGGGGCGTCGAACGCGTAGGGGATGCCGTACAGCTCGCCGTGGTAGGTCATCGCTTCCAGGGACAGCGCGTCGAAGGCCGCGCGGTGTTGTGGCGACAGCGTCAGCGGTTCGATGAGTTGCTGTTCGACCAGGCCGCCGATCCAGTCGTGCGGTCCGACGACGATGTCGGGTGCCGCGGTGGCGTCGTCGGCGTCGAGCAGTGCGCGGCGGAGGTCTTCGATGTCGCCGGTGCGGGCGTGGATCTCGACGCCGTGGGAGGCGAGGAAGTCCGAGAAGAACCGTCGCAGGGCGTTGATGCGCGACTCGTCCCCCCACACCACGACCGCCGGTCCGAGTTCGTGGAGGCGGCCCTGTTTGTCGCGGATCCATCGCTGTCCCCGCGAGTCGGTGAAGGTCACCTCGACACGGAAGTCGGCGGGTTTGGAGGCGCTCAACGGACTCGGGTGGAACACCGGTTCCGCCGCCGGGGGTATCACCACCATGTCGAACCGTTCGCTGACGTTGGGATCGCGGACGTCGAGCACCGAGAATCCGGCGTTGTACACCGGTGTCTCGGAGGCGTTGCGGACGAACACGCCCCAGCCCGGTTGTGACTGTTGGCCGCCGTCGGGCGAGTAGCCCCACCACGCCGACACCAGTGCCGCCTGGTCGCGCCGCTCCAGCGCGTCCTGTTTCGCGCGCAGTGCGGCGTTGGCCTGGTCGCGGGCGGACTCGATCTTGTACACGTTTCTGGCGGCCACGGCGGCGATCGCGGCGAACAGCAGGGCGGCCGCCGACGAGATCGACGACAACCAGTCGGGGAGGCTGGTCAGGTTCACGGGTCCAGACTACGAATCCAGTTCGCCCGGCGGGTCAGGCCAGTGGTTGTCCGTCGACTTCGACGCGGAGTCGGTCGTGGAGGAAGCACGCGTGGCCCAGGACGGGGATCGCGTCGTTCAGCGGGTTTTCGTAGCACCATGCGACGTCGGGGATGAGTTCATCGCCCAGGCGCAGCGACCAGTAGGTCGATCGTCCCTTGTAGGGACAGTAGGTGCGGGTCTCGCTGTGTTCCAGCATGTCGCTTCGGATGTCTTCCCACGGCAGGTAGTAGCGGTTGGGCAGACCCGTTTCCGACAGGATCTTGGGGTTGTGGGTTTCGGCGATGACCGCGTCGTCGATCAGGACCCGTACCGATCGGCTGCTGGGTACGACCTCCACTCTGGTGAACGGGTCGCGCAGGTGACCGAAGACCTCTTCGTCCTCGTCGTGCCAGGAGTCCATGGCCTTCCAGTAGAACGCCCGGTATCCGGTCAGCCAGGTGGCGGCCTCGTTGGGGGTCGGGTACGCCCATACCGCGTTCTCGGCGGTGCGGTCGTCGACCGAGACTGACCAGTATGAGGCGTCCCCTTTGAACGGACAGTGGGTACTGTGGTCGGTGGGGGTGAGCAGCGCGGTGTTGATGTCGGTTTCGGGGACGTAGAGCTGTGGCAGCAGCGCGCTTTCGTACAGCAGTGTCCCGGCTCGGGTGTCCAGGACGGTTTGGCCCGCGAATGTGGCGCGCACGCGGCGCGGGAAATCGATCATCATCAGCTTGTGTGCCGGACCGTCGATCGTGTAGTTGACCCGTTGCGGTGGGTGCATGGACAGTGGTCCGCCTCCGATGGTGAGCACGGCACCTCCCTGGGTTCGACGTGGTGTGCCACCCACCGTATTTCATGGGCTCGCCGTCGATGCCCGTTTCACCAGGGCGGGCTGGTAGACGACCTGGCGGGGTGTGAAGTCGCCTGAGCCCTCGGCTTCGGCCAACAGGAG containing:
- a CDS encoding sugar ABC transporter substrate-binding protein; protein product: MNLTSLPDWLSSISSAAALLFAAIAAVAARNVYKIESARDQANAALRAKQDALERRDQAALVSAWWGYSPDGGQQSQPGWGVFVRNASETPVYNAGFSVLDVRDPNVSERFDMVVIPPAAEPVFHPSPLSASKPADFRVEVTFTDSRGQRWIRDKQGRLHELGPAVVVWGDESRINALRRFFSDFLASHGVEIHARTGDIEDLRRALLDADDATAAPDIVVGPHDWIGGLVEQQLIEPLTLSPQHRAAFDALSLEAMTYHGELYGIPYAFDAPVLLRNTDLVAEAPSSFEDMLHKGEAVRRTGTTELPFVMQVPSPYYTYAVLLAAGGAVFGRRADGGLDTGKLEILSTATRVALDRFRDLGQAGHQHLPPRIGREEAIDLFVSGRTPFLIGTSRVLLAAQKARLNLAVDPVPSFDGVDPVRPMVSVHGFFLTRCGHNKVIARDLIVDHLTRTEVSTALHEVWPHVPARRDALERGRDIDPAIGAFYEAFRAGDPMPSIPQMGDVWQSLRSAVIKLVDGAEAGPVARQLSKQLEDLLNGKHNRGTR
- a CDS encoding DUF427 domain-containing protein; its protein translation is MLTIGGGPLSMHPPQRVNYTIDGPAHKLMMIDFPRRVRATFAGQTVLDTRAGTLLYESALLPQLYVPETDINTALLTPTDHSTHCPFKGDASYWSVSVDDRTAENAVWAYPTPNEAATWLTGYRAFYWKAMDSWHDEDEEVFGHLRDPFTRVEVVPSSRSVRVLIDDAVIAETHNPKILSETGLPNRYYLPWEDIRSDMLEHSETRTYCPYKGRSTYWSLRLGDELIPDVAWCYENPLNDAIPVLGHACFLHDRLRVEVDGQPLA